The following are from one region of the Cytobacillus firmus genome:
- the pdxT gene encoding pyridoxal 5'-phosphate synthase glutaminase subunit PdxT has protein sequence MIKVGVLGLQGAVREHVLSVEACGAEAVVIKRKEQLDEVDGLILPGGESTTMRRLIDKYDFMDSLKEFAQSGKPMFGTCAGLILLAKHIIGYDEPHIGVMDVRVERNSFGRQRESFEADLDIAGVAEDFAAVFIRAPHIVEAGENVEILAKHNGRIVAAREGRFLGCSFHPELTEDHRLTGYFVEMIKESKQLAI, from the coding sequence ATGATAAAGGTTGGAGTATTAGGGCTGCAGGGTGCTGTCAGAGAGCATGTGCTATCGGTAGAAGCATGTGGCGCAGAAGCTGTGGTCATCAAACGCAAAGAGCAGCTTGATGAGGTGGACGGGCTGATCCTGCCTGGCGGCGAGAGCACGACCATGAGACGCCTCATTGATAAATATGATTTTATGGACAGCCTTAAGGAGTTTGCCCAATCAGGAAAGCCGATGTTCGGTACATGTGCCGGGCTGATTCTCCTTGCAAAACACATTATTGGCTATGATGAACCTCATATTGGTGTAATGGATGTCCGGGTGGAAAGAAATTCATTCGGCCGCCAGCGTGAAAGCTTTGAGGCTGATCTGGATATTGCCGGAGTGGCAGAAGACTTTGCGGCCGTCTTTATTCGTGCGCCGCATATTGTCGAGGCGGGAGAAAATGTTGAAATCCTAGCCAAGCACAATGGCCGGATTGTGGCCGCGCGCGAAGGCAGATTCCTCGGGTGCTCCTTCCATCCGGAACTGACAGAAGACCATCGCCTGACAGGCTATTTTGTTGAAATGATTAAAGAGTCCAAGCAATTAGCAATTTGA
- the pdxS gene encoding pyridoxal 5'-phosphate synthase lyase subunit PdxS: MKTGTDRVKRGMAEMQKGGVIMDVVNAEQAKIAEEAGAVAVMALERVPSDIRAAGGVARMADPRIMEEVMGAVSIPVMAKARIGHIVEARILEAMGVDYIDESEVLTPADEEYHLNKRDYTVPFVCGCRDLGEAARRIGEGASMLRTKGEPGTGNIVEAVRHIRKVNAQVRKVVGMNEDELMTEAKLLGAPYELLLEIKSLGRLPVVNFAAGGVATPADAALMMELGADGVFVGSGIFKSENPAKFARAIVEATTHYQDYKLIAELSKELGTPMKGIEISSLAPEARMQERGW, translated from the coding sequence ATGAAGACAGGTACAGATCGTGTTAAACGGGGAATGGCAGAAATGCAAAAAGGCGGCGTTATTATGGACGTCGTTAACGCTGAGCAGGCAAAAATCGCAGAAGAAGCTGGTGCAGTAGCAGTTATGGCACTTGAGCGCGTTCCTTCTGATATCCGTGCAGCCGGCGGGGTGGCGCGTATGGCAGATCCGCGCATTATGGAAGAAGTAATGGGTGCAGTTTCAATCCCGGTAATGGCAAAAGCGCGTATCGGCCATATTGTAGAAGCTCGTATACTTGAAGCGATGGGTGTCGATTACATAGATGAGAGTGAAGTTTTAACTCCTGCTGATGAAGAATACCATTTGAATAAAAGAGACTACACTGTTCCATTCGTTTGCGGATGCCGTGATTTAGGCGAAGCAGCACGCCGTATTGGCGAAGGTGCTTCCATGCTTCGCACAAAGGGTGAGCCTGGGACTGGAAACATTGTTGAAGCTGTGCGCCATATCCGCAAGGTGAATGCACAGGTGCGCAAGGTTGTCGGCATGAATGAAGATGAGTTAATGACAGAAGCTAAGCTTTTGGGAGCGCCATATGAGCTTCTTTTGGAAATCAAGAGCCTTGGACGCCTTCCAGTCGTAAACTTCGCAGCAGGCGGCGTTGCAACACCTGCAGATGCAGCTCTAATGATGGAGCTTGGTGCTGACGGTGTGTTCGTAGGTTCAGGTATCTTCAAATCTGAAAACCCTGCGAAATTTGCACGTGCGATTGTGGAAGCAACTACACATTATCAGGACTACAAACTAATTGCTGAACTTTCAAAAGAACTTGGCACACCGATGAAGGGAATCGAAATTTCTTCATTGGCTCCTGAAGCTCGTATGCAGGAGCGCGGCTGGTAA
- a CDS encoding D-alanyl-D-alanine carboxypeptidase family protein codes for MILGLLPGIHKAHAEDILNINADAAILVDAETGKILYQKNADKVLGIASMTKMMTEYLLLEAVEKGKVKWDQEYAVSEYVWKVSQDRALSNVPLRRDGKYNIRELYEAMAIYSANGATIAIAETIAGSETNFVKMMNEKAAELGLKDYKFVNSSGLNNRDLKGSPPAGGPEEENVMSARDTAILAKELINRFPEVLETASTPRKTFREGTDDEIKMENWNWMLPELVYGYEGADGLKTGTTDFAGYCFTGTALRDGNRYISVVMNAKGANGQATYKSRFDETKKMFNFGFTNFTKEEIVPAKHQVKGQKTVPVTKGKEDKVKISSKDAIEMVMRNGEKENFKPVLVLDKKKLNENGELTAPIKKGEKVGYLTIESKEDGKLEFLSDKGKGNIQVDVVAAESVEKANWFVLTMRSIGGFFGDLWGSVSSTVKGWF; via the coding sequence ATGATATTAGGTCTTTTACCTGGTATACATAAAGCACATGCGGAAGATATTTTAAATATCAATGCCGATGCTGCTATTTTAGTAGATGCAGAGACCGGAAAGATTTTATATCAAAAAAATGCGGATAAAGTACTGGGCATTGCCAGTATGACGAAAATGATGACAGAATACCTGCTTCTTGAAGCCGTTGAAAAAGGCAAAGTGAAGTGGGATCAGGAATACGCAGTAAGTGAATATGTATGGAAAGTTTCACAGGACCGTGCCTTATCGAATGTCCCGTTAAGAAGGGACGGCAAATACAATATCCGTGAATTGTATGAAGCCATGGCTATCTACTCTGCGAATGGCGCAACGATTGCGATTGCAGAAACGATTGCCGGTTCAGAAACCAACTTTGTTAAAATGATGAACGAAAAAGCGGCAGAGCTTGGGCTGAAAGACTATAAATTTGTTAATTCCAGCGGCCTGAATAACCGCGATTTAAAGGGTTCCCCTCCAGCAGGCGGCCCTGAGGAAGAAAACGTAATGTCAGCAAGAGATACAGCTATTCTGGCTAAAGAATTGATTAACCGATTCCCGGAAGTGCTGGAAACGGCAAGTACCCCTAGAAAGACCTTCAGAGAGGGTACAGATGATGAAATTAAAATGGAAAACTGGAACTGGATGCTTCCTGAGCTGGTATATGGCTATGAAGGGGCAGATGGCCTTAAAACAGGTACAACTGACTTTGCCGGATACTGCTTCACAGGTACAGCCCTGAGAGATGGCAACCGCTACATCAGTGTGGTCATGAACGCTAAAGGAGCGAATGGCCAGGCTACTTATAAATCCAGATTCGATGAAACCAAGAAAATGTTCAACTTCGGTTTCACCAACTTCACGAAAGAAGAAATCGTTCCTGCCAAACATCAGGTGAAAGGCCAGAAAACAGTGCCTGTTACAAAAGGAAAAGAAGATAAAGTGAAGATTTCTTCTAAAGATGCCATCGAAATGGTTATGAGAAATGGGGAAAAGGAAAACTTTAAGCCCGTTCTTGTTCTGGATAAAAAGAAATTAAATGAAAATGGTGAATTGACTGCTCCAATTAAAAAGGGAGAAAAGGTCGGCTACTTAACGATCGAGTCTAAAGAGGACGGGAAGCTTGAGTTCCTGTCTGATAAAGGGAAAGGCAATATCCAGGTGGATGTTGTAGCCGCTGAAAGTGTTGAAAAAGCAAACTGGTTCGTGCTGACTATGCGCAGCATCGGAGGTTTCTTTGGTGACCTATGGGGTAGTGTTTCCTCAACTGTAAAAGGTTGGTTTTAA
- the guaB gene encoding IMP dehydrogenase, which translates to MWETKFAKEGLTFDDVLLVPSKSEVLPRDVSLKVNLTEKIALNIPVISAGMDTVTEAEMAIAMARQGGLGVIHKNMSIEQQADQVDKVKRSESGVITDPFFLTPEQQVFDAEHLMGKYRISGVPIVNNTEELKLVGILTNRDLRFIQDFSIKISDVMTKENLVTAPVGTTLDEAEKILQRYKIEKLPLVDDEGVLKGLITIKDIEKVIEFPNSAKDERGRLLAGAAVGVTGDTMKRVEMLVKSDVDVIVVDTAHGHSKGVLDTVREIRNTYPDLAIIAGNVATAEATKDLIEAGADIVKVGIGPGSICTTRVVAGVGVPQITAVYDCATEARKHGKSIIADGGIKYSGDIVKALAAGGHAVMLGSLLAGVSESPGETEIFQGRRFKVYRGMGSVAAMEKGSKDRYFQEDNKKFVPEGIEGRIAYKGPLSDTIYQLIGGIRSGMGYCGTKDLHELRENAQFIKMTGAGLRESHPHDVQITKEAPNYSM; encoded by the coding sequence ATGTGGGAAACTAAGTTTGCTAAAGAAGGTTTAACTTTTGATGATGTTTTACTGGTTCCATCGAAATCAGAGGTGCTTCCTCGTGATGTCAGCCTTAAAGTTAATTTGACTGAAAAGATTGCACTCAACATTCCAGTGATCAGTGCCGGAATGGATACGGTAACTGAAGCAGAAATGGCGATCGCTATGGCGCGCCAGGGCGGTTTGGGAGTTATCCATAAAAACATGTCCATAGAACAGCAGGCTGATCAGGTGGATAAAGTAAAACGTTCAGAAAGCGGCGTTATTACGGACCCATTCTTTCTCACTCCAGAACAGCAGGTATTTGACGCAGAGCATCTAATGGGCAAATACCGGATTTCCGGTGTGCCTATCGTCAACAATACTGAGGAACTGAAGCTTGTTGGCATTCTGACAAACCGTGACCTCCGATTCATTCAGGACTTTTCGATAAAAATCTCCGATGTAATGACAAAGGAAAACCTTGTAACGGCTCCGGTTGGAACCACATTGGATGAAGCAGAAAAGATTCTCCAGAGGTATAAAATTGAAAAATTGCCGCTGGTAGATGATGAAGGTGTTTTAAAAGGGTTAATCACCATTAAAGATATTGAAAAAGTTATTGAGTTTCCTAACTCGGCAAAGGATGAGCGCGGTCGCCTGCTGGCAGGTGCAGCAGTTGGTGTAACCGGTGATACGATGAAGCGCGTTGAAATGCTTGTGAAATCAGATGTGGATGTGATCGTAGTGGATACGGCACACGGACATTCAAAAGGCGTGCTTGATACCGTACGCGAAATCAGAAATACTTATCCGGATCTGGCCATTATTGCCGGAAACGTTGCGACAGCTGAAGCGACAAAGGATTTGATTGAAGCAGGTGCCGATATTGTAAAAGTGGGAATCGGACCTGGGTCGATTTGTACAACACGCGTTGTTGCAGGTGTAGGGGTACCGCAGATCACGGCTGTTTATGACTGTGCAACCGAAGCACGCAAGCATGGCAAGTCCATTATTGCTGATGGCGGAATTAAATATTCAGGGGATATCGTGAAAGCATTGGCAGCCGGCGGACATGCTGTTATGCTTGGCAGCCTTCTTGCCGGTGTTTCTGAAAGCCCGGGCGAAACGGAAATTTTCCAGGGACGCCGCTTCAAGGTATACAGAGGAATGGGTTCTGTTGCAGCTATGGAAAAAGGCTCAAAGGACCGTTACTTCCAGGAAGATAATAAAAAGTTTGTTCCAGAGGGTATTGAAGGGCGCATTGCATATAAAGGTCCTTTATCCGATACCATTTACCAGCTTATCGGCGGTATCCGTTCCGGAATGGGCTATTGCGGAACAAAAGATCTTCACGAGCTTCGTGAAAATGCCCAATTCATTAAAATGACTGGTGCAGGCCTGAGAGAAAGTCATCCGCATGATGTACAGATTACAAAAGAAGCACCAAACTACTCGATGTAA
- a CDS encoding YaaC family protein translates to MIHPFDFKSSFLYFFSANTSQEFLKKCYQKQNLDQAEQKSYENSYPFIYYLEHGQVYYEQAEKAPLVIKPILFFYGLVHLVKACILTVDPNYPETTSVLAHGVSTRKRKKQQYNFFQDEVKFQKSGLFPYMGEKLFHMKHLEGEKTTMGELFGQIPELNDLYSQTEGRMTFLEAGLEKDELILPKVILDRFHMTESRFVEYLKSKSDSHISFQESEGSALKFKLENLNTYNFKPLRYSPDAGKFFFPLAKDELIDFPELLIHYLLLYNLSMIARYETEWWSELIKMMPNKDYPFIQTFLQITAAKGPYLIYQYLADKKQ, encoded by the coding sequence GTGATACATCCATTTGATTTTAAAAGCTCCTTTTTGTATTTTTTTTCTGCGAACACATCACAGGAATTTTTAAAAAAATGCTACCAAAAGCAAAACCTGGATCAGGCTGAACAAAAGAGCTATGAAAACAGTTACCCTTTTATATACTATCTAGAACACGGGCAAGTATACTATGAACAGGCAGAGAAGGCACCATTGGTCATCAAGCCGATTCTCTTTTTTTACGGACTGGTTCACCTTGTGAAGGCTTGCATACTGACTGTGGATCCTAATTATCCCGAGACTACTTCGGTTTTGGCACACGGGGTATCTACCCGGAAAAGAAAAAAGCAGCAATATAATTTTTTTCAGGATGAAGTGAAATTTCAAAAAAGCGGGCTTTTCCCTTATATGGGGGAAAAGTTGTTTCACATGAAACATTTGGAAGGCGAAAAAACAACAATGGGAGAGTTATTTGGACAGATTCCAGAGCTTAATGATTTGTACAGCCAGACGGAGGGCCGTATGACTTTTCTAGAAGCAGGGCTGGAAAAGGATGAATTGATTTTGCCCAAGGTAATCCTTGATCGCTTTCATATGACCGAGTCCCGTTTTGTGGAGTATCTAAAGTCAAAATCAGACTCTCATATTAGCTTTCAGGAATCAGAGGGGTCGGCATTGAAATTCAAGTTGGAAAATTTGAATACATATAATTTCAAGCCCTTACGATATAGTCCGGATGCTGGAAAGTTCTTCTTCCCGCTGGCTAAAGATGAATTGATTGATTTCCCTGAACTTCTGATTCATTATCTGCTGCTGTATAACTTAAGCATGATTGCCCGCTATGAAACTGAATGGTGGAGCGAACTCATCAAAATGATGCCGAATAAAGACTATCCGTTTATTCAAACTTTCCTTCAAATTACGGCTGCAAAGGGGCCGTATTTAATTTATCAGTATTTGGCTGATAAGAAGCAGTAA